One Candidatus Regiella endosymbiont of Tuberolachnus salignus genomic window, TCACATCAAATAAAAGTTTTACTGATTGGGGGGACGTATTCGGTGATCACATTTTAGCAACTGCGATTTTAGACAGGCTTTTACATCATTCAACCACATTGAATATTAAAGGAGAAAGCTATCGACTCAAAAATAAACGCAAAGCAGGCATGTTGCCTATAAAAACGACTGATATTATCCAGGCGCCTGGAATAGAAACCCAACAGGAAAATTAGCAAAAACTGGACATTTTAAAGTAGCAAAAAGTGGTCAATCTAAAGTAGCGTTGACAACTCAGAGAGAGGAGGTATGGACAACGGATATCACCTATGTTTGGACTTATGAAGGCTGGATGTATTTAGCGGTGGTGATGGACTTATACTCGCGCCAAATAATCGGTTGGGCAATGGCAGCCCACATGAAGACAGCACTGTGTGTACAAGCTCTCCAGATGGCTTACTGGCGCAGAAAACCTCCAAAAGGGTTGCTCCATCACTCAGATAGAGGCAGCCAATATACCCGCCATCAGTATCGTGCCCATTTGCAAGTGATGGGTGTGCAAGCCAGTATGAGTGGTAAAGGGCAATGTTGGGATAACGCACCAACAGAACGTTTTTTTCGGAGCTTGAAATATGAATACTTGAATTATGAAATACTTAAAACCCGTAATGATGCCAAGTTAGGGGGGCTGGATTATTTAGCCTATTACAATAGTAGAAGACCACATAGTCTACTCGCTTATTTTTCACCCATCGAATTTGAGCTTATACCTGTAATCAATTTGTCTTAAAAATGTGTCTGGGTTTACTTGACCACTACACGCAATGCCTCGCCGTGGCTGCTGGAACGCTTAAATGCTGCCCGCCGCTTAGTGCGCCAAGGCCAACACCTGGGGCTCGCGCTACGCAATACCGACTATCATTTTCCGTCCAAGCCCTGTGTCAACAAATTGATGTTGCTCACTGACGGTGATAATGCCGAACGTATCATTGAAAATTACGCCAACCAGTGGCTGAAAAACACCATCATAACCCTTAAACGGCGTACTGCCCGCCTCTCCACGGCCTTATTTTTGCTGGTCAGTGGCTACATGCTGTTGCTGGTGCAGGTCATCCAACAACTGAATCAACTGGCCGGGCAAATCGGCCAATAAACGTTTTTTCCCCTTTGTCCTCTTTTGGCGTTACCGCCCATCCGCCCTTTACAGGAGCCTACTTATGAAAAACCTTGCCCGCGCGGTTCATCGCGGTGTATTGACTATTGATTTGGTCGTCACGTTGGCGATTGTCGTGATTTTAATCATTTACATTTTCTCTAACAGCGGCAGTTTGTTTAGCAAAAACAACACCACCATGGAGCTCGGCAACGTGCAGGACATCATCACGCAAACCGCACCTTGCTGAAAACCAAAGGGGTGTATGACTTCACCACCGCCGCCCAAATGACCGGCATGTTGGCGCAATTTGGTGGCATCCCTAATTCAATGACCTTACTGGGTAACAAAAGTGCGGGGACAGCGACGGTGATTAACACCTGGGGTGGCAGCGTGACCGTGCAACCTGAAACCTCCACAGGCAACAACAAAACCGGGTTTTCGGTCAGCTATACCGGGGTACCGCAAGAAGCCTGTGTCACTTTGGCTACCAAGCTGTCGCAAACCAGCGTGATTGCGGAAACCACCATCAATACCACCACCACCATTGGGTCTGTTTCTGCGGCGCTTACCGGGGCGCAGTGTGTCGCTGACACCGGCTCGGCCGGCAATAACACCCTGAAATTTAAAAGCTTAACGTAGTACTGTACCGGTGAAGGAGGGGATAGGTATTGGAGTCAGTCGCTTATCGTCAAGTGAGGCGCTTTTTAGCCGCCACGTATACCTGGTTACGTTCTCTCTTACCTACGGCTATCACCGTGATAATAAGCGTATTATCAACGACTTTGTAAACCAGCCTAAAACCAGAAGCTCGCAGCTTAATTTTATAGCAGTCCGCTAATCCTGATAATTTTGCTTGCGGTACTCTGGGTTGTTCTTGTCTTTTCTTTAATGCTTTAGCAAATTGTTTACGAAGGGGATCAGTCAGTGCTTCCCATTCTTTGAAGGCTTTTTTATCAAATTTAATTTTATAGATCATAAGTATTGATCCAAATCCACCTCTACGGTTTCACCTCCTTCGCGTTGGCGAACAATCTCTATCAGATCGAGATCATCCAGTGATCCCATCATGGCTTCATAAAGGGGAGCGGGCACACAGTAAAAAGCGGGTTTGTTTCGATTGAGGATAGCGACCGGTAAGCCGTCTCCGGCATCCACTGTTGCCATCGGATTTTTTTTCAACTCACTCACGCTGGCACTGGTATCACTAAGGATGAGATTTGGCATGTCACGTTCTTCCTTTTGTTTAACACATGAATAGATTGAATAATAGACCGGTTAAGCGTGCTATTAAAGTTATTTTTTATTTGGCGGTAAAAATGAAAAAAAAGTTTTTGATACCCATTTTGTGTTTGCTCGGCTTCTCTGGCAGCGTTAACGCCTTGTGTTTTCAGGCCGCTGGGCTGCGTTATCAGGTCGATCCGCTGTTGCTAAAAGCGATGGCGGTACAAGAAAGTGGCCTGGATCCGCGTGCCGTCAATATTAACCGCAACAAGGCGGGCAAGGCACTCAGTACCGACTATGGCTTGATGCAAATTAACTCCCGTCACATTCCTACCTTGGTGTCGATGGGGGTCATCAAATCAAAAAAGGAGTTACTCAGTAACGCTTGCCTGAATGTCCAGATTGGCGCCTGGATTTTGGCCAAACACCTGCAACGCTGTGGCGTGAACTGGCCGTGCCTCGGCTCCTACAATGCCGGCTTGGCGCGTCATAACCACCCACGCTGCATGAAGTATGCCAGACGGGTTTATCAGCATTATCAGCAGTTGCGGGTTCAGACGCCATGACGTCAATCAAATAAACTATCGGTAGTCACTAGAAAGTACCGGTAAACCAAGAAAAACCCGCACTCCAATTAGGTTTGCGGGTTTTTTATTGCCTGTTTTATTTGGGTGTGGCATGGTTATACCCTGTTTTTTTAGGACTACATAAGGGACTCTGTTTTTTAGATCCCAAAATAGGTAGTCCCATAGTCCTTAAAGGGTGATGAACATGGCAATACAGGCAAAACCCCTAACGAATACCGAAGTAAAAGCAGCAAAAACCATCGGCAAAGATTTATCATTACATGATGGTGGCGGCTTATTATTATTTGTCAAAACATCGGGTGTTAAAACATGGCGCTTTCGCTACTATCACCCCCTGAGTAAAAAAAGAACGACGGTCACTTTTGGCCATTATCCCGCCCTCTCACTGGCTGAGGCCAGGCAGAAGCGAGAGGCTGCAAAAGCCCTGTTGGCAAAAAAGATGGATCCACAGGAGTACCAACGAACGATATTAGCCAGTGAGCAAGAAGCGAGGATTAATACCTTGGAAAAGGTTGCCACTGAGTGGTTTAAAATTAAGCAATCCAGTATCACGGCAAACCATGCCCGTGATGTATGGCGATCGCTTGAACGTGATATTTTTCCTGTGGTTGGACAGGTAGGGATACAGGAGATTAAAGCACGCACGCTTATTACTGCTTTGGAGCCCGTCAAGGCCAAAGGCGCGCTGGAAACGGTAAAAAGATTAACGCAACGGTTAAATGAAATCATGATTTTTGCCGTTAACTGTGGATTAATTGATGCCAACCCCGCGGGCGGTATTGGTAAAGCTTTTGAAAAACCGAAAAAGAAAAATAGACCCGCGTTGACACCGAGGGAATTACCGGAATTGATGCAAGCCCTGTCGGTGGCTTTGCTTATCGTATCGACGATAAGCTTACTCTGGAATAGCCTAACCTTTCTCATTGAAAACCCTATATTATATTCTTATCTAGAGCTTTTTTCGTTGCGGGGCAAGTTTATTAAGCTGATCATCTATTGGATGAAATTTCGTTTATTCTACCGCTGAGGTGGACATTGTGGATCCAGGATGCGTAAACCGTTTTATTACCACTGACTTTTATATGTTGCTTGCGCATTCAATAAATTCTCCGGCCTCATCATCAGAAATATTTCTGAGTTTTTTTGTCATTTCTTCAACTATTTCGGCTGTCAAATTAAACTTAGCGGGCGCTGCTTTGAGTTCAGAGGTACCACGCTGTTTAAATTCAACGAAGCGAAGCATTTCTTCATAGATCTCTGCGGGTACCGCATAGAACAAGATCTCGTTATGAGACGAAACCGCTATAGTCTCTCCGTCGGCTTCAACTAAAGCACGTCTGGGATTGGATTTGAATTTGCTAATAGGTATGGCGTAGCCACACATAACTTTCTGC contains:
- a CDS encoding lytic transglycosylase domain-containing protein; protein product: MKKKFLIPILCLLGFSGSVNALCFQAAGLRYQVDPLLLKAMAVQESGLDPRAVNINRNKAGKALSTDYGLMQINSRHIPTLVSMGVIKSKKELLSNACLNVQIGAWILAKHLQRCGVNWPCLGSYNAGLARHNHPRCMKYARRVYQHYQQLRVQTP
- a CDS encoding antitoxin of toxin-antitoxin stability system produces the protein MLLWSVQKAGNKSVLGLHLALILNCYPVEVFMLQKVMCGYAIPISKFKSNPRRALVEADGETIAVSSHNEILFYAVPAEIYEEMLRFVEFKQRGTSELKAAPAKFNLTAEIVEEMTKKLRNISDDEAGEFIECASNI
- a CDS encoding type II secretion system F family protein; translation: MTTTRNASPWLLERLNAARRLVRQGQHLGLALRNTDYHFPSKPCVNKLMLLTDGDNAERIIENYANQWLKNTIITLKRRTARLSTALFLLVSGYMLLLVQVIQQLNQLAGQIGQ
- a CDS encoding type II toxin-antitoxin system Phd/YefM family antitoxin; the protein is MPNLILSDTSASVSELKKNPMATVDAGDGLPVAILNRNKPAFYCVPAPLYEAMMGSLDDLDLIEIVRQREGGETVEVDLDQYL
- a CDS encoding type II toxin-antitoxin system RelE family toxin; the protein is MIYKIKFDKKAFKEWEALTDPLRKQFAKALKKRQEQPRVPQAKLSGLADCYKIKLRASGFRLVYKVVDNTLIITVIAVGKRERNQVYVAAKKRLT
- a CDS encoding phage integrase central domain-containing protein, coding for MNMAIQAKPLTNTEVKAAKTIGKDLSLHDGGGLLLFVKTSGVKTWRFRYYHPLSKKRTTVTFGHYPALSLAEARQKREAAKALLAKKMDPQEYQRTILASEQEARINTLEKVATEWFKIKQSSITANHARDVWRSLERDIFPVVGQVGIQEIKARTLITALEPVKAKGALETVKRLTQRLNEIMIFAVNCGLIDANPAGGIGKAFEKPKKKNRPALTPRELPELMQALSVALLIVSTISLLWNSLTFLIENPILYSYLELFSLRGKFIKLIIYWMKFRLFYR
- a CDS encoding IS3 family transposase gives rise to the protein MTTQREEVWTTDITYVWTYEGWMYLAVVMDLYSRQIIGWAMAAHMKTALCVQALQMAYWRRKPPKGLLHHSDRGSQYTRHQYRAHLQVMGVQASMSGKGQCWDNAPTERFFRSLKYEYLNYEILKTRNDAKLGGLDYLAYYNSRRPHSLLAYFSPIEFELIPVINLS
- a CDS encoding type 4 pilus major pilin, whose protein sequence is MYDFTTAAQMTGMLAQFGGIPNSMTLLGNKSAGTATVINTWGGSVTVQPETSTGNNKTGFSVSYTGVPQEACVTLATKLSQTSVIAETTINTTTTIGSVSAALTGAQCVADTGSAGNNTLKFKSLT